A stretch of DNA from Xyrauchen texanus isolate HMW12.3.18 chromosome 36, RBS_HiC_50CHRs, whole genome shotgun sequence:
TATTGTATCATGACCCAAGTATCACTACAAAATTATATCGCCAGATACCTGCTGATTCCCAAGCTTAAAGGCTAGGCCAGGGGTGCTCATTATGTCAGTCGCGATTGACCAGTTGattgcaagacaaccactggttgataACAGGTGATATAAAGTATACAAATACTGATAATCATAACGTAACCATATGAAAGTAAAATTGCCGAAACGCAGAATGGCAGGGGTTGATAGCATTAGTTTAATGGGTTGGGTTATATTTTCTTCGACCAATCAGGTATTGCTTTTCTCATGAATATAAAGGACCCATCCCCTTGCCATCCTACATTTCGGAAATTCTCCTGTCTGACTGACAAACGCCTTCTTTCTCtgtgctaatgtgtgtgtgtgtgtgtttgtgtgctttaaTAGCACTCGTGGAAATGCACCAGTGTGACTCTACACTGTAAAATTCCTTGGCGTGacatattaattaaaacacaatCAAGAAATCAAGAAATCTTGGCTGGATAAATTTAGTAGCTTTATAAatagtaatgtattataatcatgcaGTGAAAACCTAGGTTTTTCATAAGTCAGTGATCTAGTTTTATGGCTCAATTTCTGAATGTATACTTGAATACATATTGATATGTAATctctgttttcttaatttgtttctttgttcttattttattactGTTGTTTCCTTGTCCTGAATAATTACTTCAGAACTTAAAATGGTGTTTACCTAATTAACAAATTATTTAGTATTAATTTTGATATGGAGAATTGTCAAATTTCACTGGAACACAAGTATCAACTACTGTTGTAGTGACAACACTGCCTACAATACATGGTAGATTTTAATCTAATGTCATTATGAAAAAGTAAATCTCATgtcatagaagtgtgagcacctaGAGTCTGTGTGTCGTTATGTCTCACACACAATTATAAAATTGCTTTGGCCAtccaaagtatactcttttgaccatgaCTAGGAAACTGTGCTGATGACGAAGTTTGTATAATATGACCTTAAAAGCAGCACAGCAGACCATCCTGTGATCTCTTTGATAAACAGTTTGCACTCTAACTATGTATACATAGTTACTTTTACCAGTACTTTTCTCACGACTGACTCTATTCATTTCTGTGTTTATAGCTGGCTCTTCAGGGTGGGCCTGAGGGGGGTGCAGACAGCCCTGGCTCTCATTATGGCAAGTGGCCTGGCAGTCCGAACTCCCACAGCAACGATGACTTTGACGCATGGACGGCTTTCCGTCCTCGCACCAGCTCCAATGCCAGCACTCTGAGTGGGCGTCTCTCGCCCTTCATTGATGATGAACTTGGCGACTCTGATGTCCACATGGTCTACCCAGGCCCTGGTTCAGGGTCCAAAATGACCTCCACCCTCCCTAGCCTGTCCGAAATGGCTGGTTCTCTGGGCCACAATGGCTCTAAGAATGTCATGGAGAACCTTCTGGATAACCTCAACTTACTCTCACCTAAGAACCCATCGGTGGGGTCGGCAGGAGGGCCTGGGTCAGGATCCAAGCAGTCCTCGCCCTCCTCACTCATGCAGGCCAGCCCTGGTTACTCCCCCTACAGCTCCCCAGGTTTAGCCACGGTCAACCAGCAAACCCAACAAGACTATCGTAAGTGTCTCTATGGCCAGGGAGGAATGAGCAGCATGTCCTCCATGCCAATGCAGCCTCTGCCAGAAACCAAGCCTGGCTTTGGGCCGGGTCCAGTATCCATGAGCCAATTTAACTGCACGGCAGGGCTTTTGAAGGAGCTTCTGACATCTGACGGGGATCCTGGAGAGCTCATGCCCTCTGTGGAAACAGTTGTCTCCCAGTCAAGTGGAGGTGGTGGATGTATGCTGCCCCCTTACAGCAGTGCACAGAATGAACTTATGGGAGGTGGGGTATCTCACACCCATGCCCTCTCCCATTCGCACATGCATGGACAAGCCCCACACACATCACTGGCAATGAACGGGCGAACGCTGCATCACTTGACTAGCATTGGCCACAGCGGCGCTGCAGGACGCCTGGGAAGCATCAAATCAGCCATGCAGATGCAGTATAGAGGCTCTGCCCATCTTGGGGGTGGGCTCCCACCTTACTGCAGCATCAACAGCAATGGATACGGCCGCAGCCCAGGGCTGATGCACCATCAGCAACAGCAATACCTGGAGAAGCTGCCCAGTGATCTCGATGGGATGCCCGTGGAGCGTTTCGAATGCGATGTGGAGTCCATCTTGCACGACACGCTCATGGATGGAGAGTCGCTGGACTTCAACTTTGACCACATGAACACTCAACAGAGTTTCACACCTCACAGTGTAAAGACCACCACACACAGCTGGGTGTCTGGGTAGGAACTATTACCTTCCATTACAGTGGTTTTTCCAAATCTTGTTTCTGGTGTTTTTACTGATCTCTTTCCAGCAGGAAATGTACTAGACACCTACTGAATTTCTCATTATAATGCCTTTGGTGTCATCTTGTTTTTACAGGTAAAATCTCTCCATCTCCAAAGAACAGCAACACTGAGTGGCTATATACACCCATCCTAACCTCTCATGAACACCTTGTCAAGGACACAGCCTCCATTATTACTTCTTCTTTAGCAGAGGTGGTGCGATACGACCTCACACTGCCGAGCAAATGGGCTCAATATGGAGCTAATTTTCAAGGACACTTTTCCTCAGACATTGGGACTTAAATTCAAACCAAGTGCCAAACCAGGTGCCTGTGAGCCATAGCCAAATTGACAAGCTTTATTTAGTTGCCTTTTTCTCACTGTAGAGAACCAATGGTCAAATCAGGACAACTACAACCTGAGGCCCTTACATctgctgcaacacacacacata
This window harbors:
- the LOC127629901 gene encoding forkhead box protein O1-A-like, with the protein product MAEAAQNQMVEIDPDFEPLSRPRSCTWPLPRPEFPNPAAADSNTSSPAPSVKQEPSSNTDFINNLSLLEENEDYPDQKPLMCGDFQCQEGCIHQQQQQQIPSHQQQVPVLSSPVAAAAAAAAAAQRKSSSSRRNAWGNMSYADLITKAIESSPEKRLTLSQVYDWMVKSVPYFKDKGDSNSSAGWKNSIRHNLSLHSRFIRVQNEGTGKSSWWMLNPEGGKSGKSPRRRAASMDNNSKFSKSRGRAAKKKLALQGGPEGGADSPGSHYGKWPGSPNSHSNDDFDAWTAFRPRTSSNASTLSGRLSPFIDDELGDSDVHMVYPGPGSGSKMTSTLPSLSEMAGSLGHNGSKNVMENLLDNLNLLSPKNPSVGSAGGPGSGSKQSSPSSLMQASPGYSPYSSPGLATVNQQTQQDYRKCLYGQGGMSSMSSMPMQPLPETKPGFGPGPVSMSQFNCTAGLLKELLTSDGDPGELMPSVETVVSQSSGGGGCMLPPYSSAQNELMGGGVSHTHALSHSHMHGQAPHTSLAMNGRTLHHLTSIGHSGAAGRLGSIKSAMQMQYRGSAHLGGGLPPYCSINSNGYGRSPGLMHHQQQQYLEKLPSDLDGMPVERFECDVESILHDTLMDGESLDFNFDHMNTQQSFTPHSVKTTTHSWVSG